The following proteins come from a genomic window of Bos mutus isolate GX-2022 chromosome 28, NWIPB_WYAK_1.1, whole genome shotgun sequence:
- the RBM34 gene encoding RNA-binding protein 34, giving the protein MALEGKNKREKKQSAQEGQNPDDGACGNLEGDYEVGQVANSLFRGKQPSRGSTGRLASLFGSVNPQLQPVYVPVPKEAIKKRKRDEEEESSPQIQRPLLQEPAKKMKVKKKLSDAEKKLANREDALASADLEEEIHQKQGQKRKNSQPGVTVADKELLDDVEETVVNQRKKIQINQEEERLKNERTVFVGNLPVTCNKKKLKSFFKEYGQIESVRFRSLIPAEGTLSKKLAAIKRKIHPDQKNINAYVVFKDESAATKALERNGAQFEEGFRVRVDLATETSSRDKRSVFVGNLPYKVEESAVEKHFLACGNVVAVRIVRDQVTGVGRGFGYVLFENTDAVHLALKLNNSELMGRKLRVMRSVHKEKLKQNSNLSLKNVSKPKQGLNFASKSAQNSKGLFIGEKAVLMKKKKKGQKKSRRTKTQKKQK; this is encoded by the exons ATGGCCCTGGAAGGGAAGAACAAACGTGAGAAAAAGCAGAGTGCGCAGGAGGG ACAGAACCCGGACGACGGCGCTTGTGGGAATCTGGAAGGAGACTATGAGGTGGGACAAGTCGCCAATAGTTTATTCCGCGGCAAGCAACCCTCCAGGGGTAGTACCGGTCGACTGGCTTCCCTCTTCGGCTCTGTGAACCCTCAGCTTCAACCTGTGTACGTGCCTGTGCCTAAA gaaGCCATCAAAAAAAGGAAACGAGATGAGGAGGAAGAAAGTTCACCCCAAATCCAAAGGCCACTTTTGCAAGAACCtgccaaaaaaatgaaagtgaagaagaaacttTCTGATGCAGAGAAGAAGTTGGCAAACAG GGAAGATGCTTTAGCAAGTGCTGATTTAGAAGAAGAAATTCACCAGAAACAagggcagaaaaggaaaaattctcaACCTGGTGTTACAGTTGCAGATAAAGAATTACTTGATGATGTAGAAGAGACAGTtgtaaatcaaagaaagaaaattcaaatcaacCAAGAAGAAGAGAGATTAAAGAATGAGAGAACTGTGTTTGTTGGGAATTTGCCTGTCACCTGTAATAAGAAG aagctgaagtcattttttaaagagtatggACAGATAGAATCTGTACGATTTCGTTCCCTG attCCAGCAGAGGGAACTTTGTCCAAAAAGTTGGCAGCAATAAA gcGTAAAATTCATCCCGATCAGAAAAATATTAATGCTTATGTTGTGTTTAAGGATGAGAGTGCTGCTACAAAAGCACTGGAAAG AAATGGGGCCCAATTTGAAGAAGGATTTCGTGTTAGAGTGGATCTTGCAACTGAGACCTCCTCC aGGGACAAGAGATCCGTATTTGTGGGAAATCTCCCATACA aagttGAAGAATCTGCAGTTGAGAAGCACTTTTTGGCCTGTGGGAACGTTGTGGCCGTGAGGATTGTGCGGGATCAAGTTACTGGAGTCGGCAGAGGCTTTGGCTACGTGCTGTTTGAG AATACAGATGCTGTTCATCTTGCTCTGAAATTAAATAATTCTGAACTGATGGGAAGAAAACTCAGAGTCATGCGTTCTGTCcataaagaaaagttaaaacaaaattcaaatctTAGTTTGAAGAATGTCAGTAAACCTAAGCAGGGACTTAACTTTGCTTCGAAAAGTGCACAGAATTCTAAAGGTTTGTTTATTGGAGAAAAAGCTGTTctcatgaagaagaaaaagaaaggacagaagaaaagtAGACGAActaagacacagaaaaagcagaagtaa
- the TOMM20 gene encoding mitochondrial import receptor subunit TOM20 homolog — translation MVGRNSAIAAGVCGALFIGYCIYFDRKRRSDPNFKNRLRERRKKQKLAKERAGLSKLPDLKDAEAVQKFFLEEIQLGEELLAQGEYEKGVDHLTNAIAVCGQPQQLLQVLQQTLPPPVFQMLLTKLPTISQRIVSAQSLAEDDVE, via the exons ATGGTGGGCCGGAACAGCGCCATCGCCGCCGGCGTGTGCGGGGCCCTTTTCATCGGTTACTGCATTTACTTCGACCGCAAGAGACGGAGTGACCCCAACTTCAAGAACAGGCTGCGAGAAC gaagaaagaaacagaagcttgCCAAGGAGAGAGCTGGGCTTTCCAAG TTACCTGACCTTAAAGATGCTGAAGCTGTTCAGAAATTCTTTCTAGAAGAAATACAGCTTGGTGAAGAATTACTAGCTCAAG GTGAATATGAGAAGGGTGTGGACCATCTGACAAATGCGATTGCTGTGTGTGGACAGCCACAGCAGTTACTGCAAGTATTGCAACAAACTCTTCCGCCACCAGTGTTCCAGATGCTTCTGACTAAGCTCCCAACAATTAGTCAG aGAATTGTAAGTGCTCAGAGCTTGGCTGAAGATGATGTGGAATGA